A stretch of Triticum aestivum cultivar Chinese Spring chromosome 1D, IWGSC CS RefSeq v2.1, whole genome shotgun sequence DNA encodes these proteins:
- the LOC123158525 gene encoding NADH-ubiquinone oxidoreductase chain 6-like, translated as MRLLAPAFKFHFKGGRRTMILSVLSSPALVSGLMVVRAKNPVHSVLFPILVFCDTSGLLILLGLDFSAMISPVVHIGAIAVSFLFVVMMFNIQIAEIHEEVLRYLPVSGIIGLIFWWEMFFILDNETIPLLPTHRNTTSLRYTVYAGKVRSWTNLETLGNLLYTYYSVWFLVSSLILLVAMIGAIVLTMHRTTKVKRQDVFRRNALDSRRNIMNRTISPFGHSHRRSFSSKAEGGESQDSYDPAYIDF; from the coding sequence AtgcgtcttcttgctccagcattCAAGTTCCATTTCAAGGGAGGACGACGTACCATGATACTTTCTGTTTTGTCGAGCCCTGCTTTGGTCTCTGGTTTGATGGTTGTACGTGCTAAAAATCCGGTACATTCCGTTTTGTTTCCCATCCTAGTCTTTTGCGACACTTCTGGTTTACTTATTTTGTTAGGTCTCGACTTCTCCGCTATGATCTCCCCAGTAGTTCATATAGGAGCTATTGCCGTTTCATTCCTATTCGTGGTTATGATGTTCAATATTCAAATAGCGGAGATTCACGAAGAAGTATTGCGCTATTTACCAGTGAGTGGTATTATTGGACTGATCTTTTGGTGGGAAATGTTCTTCATTTTAGATAATGAAACCATTCCATTACTACCAACCCACAGAAATACGACCTCTCTGAGATATACGGTTTATGCCGGAAAGGTACGAAGTTGGACTAATTTGGAAACATTGGGCAATTTGCTTTATACCTACTATTCCGTCTGGTTTTTGGTTTCTAGTCTGATTTTATTAGTAGCTATGATTGGGGCTATAGTACTTACTATGCATAGGACTACAAAGGTGAAAAGACAGGATGTATTCCGACGAAATGCCTTGGATTCTAGGAGGAATATAATGAACAGGACTATTTCTCCTTTTGGCCATAGCCATAGAAGAAGCTTCTCCTCCAAAGCGGAGGGAGGGGAATCTCAGGATTCCTATGACCCTGCTTATATCGATTTTTAA
- the LOC123167609 gene encoding uncharacterized protein, with translation MASGLVVVSQPLASAPAISSPINASPSLLLAAPAANAEHFVSLSPPEAMASDGGMAALLRNKMFVSCVMLLVVLLMATQIAAAGGGARRLLWCGYRNCNCRTCPIYGWACCGMCCPP, from the exons ATGGCGTCCGGCTTGGTTGTTGTATCCCAGCCACTGGCTTCCGCTCCAGCCATTTCCTCTCCTATAAATGCCAGCCCTTCCCTCCTCCTTGCAGCACCAGCAGCTAACGCCGAGCACTTCGTCTCACTCTCACCAC CTGAAGCGATGGCCTCCGACGGCGGCATGGCAGCGCTTCTGAGGAACAAGATGTTCGTCTCCTGCGTGATGCTCCTCGTGGTCCTCCTGATGGCCACGCAGatagcggcggcgggcggcggggcacgCCGGCTCCTGTGGTGTGGCTATAGAAACTGCAACTGCCGCACTTGCCCCATATATGGGTGGGCGTGCTGCGGCATGTGTTGCCCGCCttag